atgttaaaagtgcaagcgagaggaaaaaataaacacacgctgctcactcttgctgcttgttgtcacttcttctgcagccgagtagtcacaagaaggatcactagcgccctctaccaccagggggCGGGAGTCActaaatgactcatatttgacacacgcagctacggtaaatTAATAAaatgctgcttactgttctttttagcatattcaatagcttggaccttaaaccctactgaatagctcttaatcgtcttccctttatgcgatttcaaattattgaaatcagcctcctccattttgaaaatgatgacaggtgaagtgtcactcgtgacgtgacaagtttgacccgacgggaattgtaggcatatgctaattatttggcgaaacgagtttgactcggcgttaatcatgagccggcggtaatgctaagcatgcgctaattagtttgcgaaacgtgtttgacccggcagtaattctaggcaggcgcatactatatacccggcggcaattcaaggaaatacggtatgtctgatACTGATTctgattgaatgtgtggactgcatgaatgatgccttctcagttctcactctaacgcaatttgaatgtctagaaacacactaaattaatataatccattattactaatattaataaggttaaaaagttatcttttgaaggtgtagtcagtaatctgattacttcttcccagtttaactgtggtgacactatctaaatgaaagcaaaacagatgtcatctttcttggccaacatgttgactgtgctcatgcttcttttataacagacatgtctctTAAGATGAATAGGAAAATgactaattattgtccaccagcagggggagctcatcactagtactactgtgtgGAAGCTGGCATgtagtacattatttcctgtgtgtgtatgacttattcagagggagaacagcaaaCTTTtacgtatggcgtctaccattaaggattgcaggaatgacttttaggatgtttttatatgaataaggtggattggatgttGGCCTAGGAAGgtattcccctgaaggtcttctgcatgtgtcagctggaagtaccctgactgctgtgaggggaaactgatgagattgtgaaatCATTTCTTGGtgtaggacaatgtctcatgtgattgagcaaagctggacttttctgaagaatgtttgttttctcctgttccACAGACCTCAATAAAGAACATCTTCCTCATGAGCAGGAAGAAGAGCCACAGCCccaccacattaaagaggaaaaagaggtaccacattcccaacacattaaAGACGGAGGAGAGgacccacagcccccccacaataAAGCGAAAcatgagacgccacagacccataatgttaaactgacccttcacaataaaaggcaagcggaggacccactgatcttacacatcaaaaaggaagaggaggatccactgacccctcactttaaggagcaagagaaccgactgacccctcacattaaaaaggatgaggaggacccactgaccccctgctttaaagaggaagaagaggaccaagagccgccgcacattaaagaggaagaggaggaagagggcatcagtcagcctaaatggttggaggagttcccagtgactggtgtccctgtgaagagtgaagatgatgaggtgaaaggtgaaagtgaggagaggggagggggggagcctccaagcagcagctcaacacaacacatgacaacagaagctgatggagaccactgtggaggatcacaagcagacaagctcttagctccactatcagatagtgaggacacaacgtcacactctcctgacactgatgatgaagactctaaagatgataagacatgtcacactgacaacactcacttcgcatcttctctctgtcacaaaacccTTAAATACCGTAGTagtctgaaaacacacatgagaacacacactggagaaaaacctttttcatgttcaatctgcggtaaagattttactcagaggccagattttaaagtacacatgagaacacacactggtgaaaaacatttttcctgttcaacctgtggtaaaggttttacacacagtagcaaattgaaaagacacatgagaatacacactggtgaaaaacctttttcctgttcaatctgtagtaaaggttttacacgaagtcagagtttgaaagaacacatgagaacacacactggtgaaaaacctttttcctgttcaatctgtggtaaaggttttacacatacTAACAAatggaaaagacacatgagaatacacactggggaaaaacctttttcctgttcaacctgtggtaaaggttttacacgaagtcagggtttgaaagaacacatgagaatacacactggtgaaaaacctttttcctgttcaacctgtggtaaaggttttacagaaagtcagagtttgaaagtacacatgagaacacacactggtgaaaaatcacattcctgttcaatctgcaacagaagctttagtGAGCGATcaacccttgtagcacacatgagaagacacccaggagagaaagtgttgagttgcagtgtgtgtggtgaaagattgtcttctaagtaccagtgtaagaaacacaagtgtgctggtgagaacagcagcagcaaatgaaactgcaggatttgaaataaactgtccagactttcattttgactttctaacaacatcagcacatataacatgtgtgacattgttgtttgtctaacaatctggttaatatgatctttacatttatagattacatagtttgaaatataaaagtattacatatttgtactTGTAATTGTTGATaaccccatagattatcacctttatatgatatacatatgtactggttcacatctgaaacatattctggaccacttcaggaagcatattattatttactttatacatcatttaaacagttgtcttttatacaattttaaaatgtgtgactttatgaatcatttgttgggtctctgtaATCCATGTTATTAATAATCttcattactctcttttgtaataagatgattgtgttgtgattattttatatgtatgtccccagacctttatgcaatataaaagtgagagaaaatggctgaattGTTTGAGGAaggatttattttgtttttgttttttttacaaactgacATTTGTGGATAAAACAAAAATTCCCATTAATgggtttcaatttttttttaatgtatgtattCTTTTTAAACATCCACAAAACTATATCGACATGAATCAAAGTTCAGAGTGTCAGTAAAAAgctaatattgtacatcatcccacagatatTTACTTTGCATtctgttggagccaaatttctttatttgtttatttagtttttatttagttttctgTAATTGATTGCTGGCCTCAGGTCATGCTGAATTTCCTTTTCggcagattgctccgcccacttcctcttGAGAACCAGGAGatgttgacagggatgggaccgttgctatggtgcggttgcTATGGTAACGTCATTTAATTGGGTTCAGGTGGGAACACTGGAGGGGCGACTGCATGGAGGACACAAACTGTTTACAAGCTTGCTGTGTGTGGTCAGGTCTCACTGCTGTGACAATGTTGCATCCAAGTCAAGGTCAGCATACTTTATGTTCTACAGCCTACATGTCATTTCAGTTTGATAGCCAAAAATAAActgattgtcatatccaaacataTTTCCACAGTACTGGACATTGAATCATTTGCACGCTACTacaactcaacatgtactactatcataagtcaacttaactactaccataactcaacctgtactactatcataagtcaacttaactactaccataactcaacctgtactactatcataagtcaacttaactactaccataactcaacatgtactactatcataagtcaacttaactactaccataactcaacctgtactactatcataagtcaacttaactacgaccataactcaacctgtactactatcataagtcaacttaactactaccataactcaacttgtactactatcataagtcaacttaactactaccataactcaacttgtactactatcataagtcaacttaactactaccataactcaacctgtactactatcataagtcaacttaactactaccataactcaacctgtactactatcataagtcaacttaactactaccataactcaacatgtactactatcataagtcaacttaactactaccataactcaacctgtactactatcataagtcaacttaactacgaccataactcaacctgtactactatcataagtcaacttaactactaccataactcaacttgtactactatcataagtcaacttaactactaccataactcaacttgtactactatcataagtcaacttaactactaccataactcaacctgtactactatcataagtcaacttaactactaccataactcaacctgtactactatcataagtcaacttaactactaccataactcaacctgtactactatcataagtcaacttaactactaccataactcaacctgtactactatcataagtcaacttaactactaccataactcaacctgtactactatcataagtcaacttaactactaccataactcaacctgtactactatcataagtcaacttaactactaccacaactcaacctgtactactatcataagtcaacttaactactaccataactcaacttgtactactatcataagtcaacttaactacaaccataactcaacctgtactactatcataagtcaacttaactactaccataactcaacctgtactactatcataagtcaacttaactactaccataactcaacctgtactactatcataagtcaacttaactactaccataactcaacttgtactactatcataagtcaacttaactacaaccataactcaacctgtactactatcataagtcaacttaactactaccataactcaacctgtactactatcataagtcaacttaactactaccataactcaacatgtactactatcataagtcaacttaactactaccataactcaacctgtactactatcataagtcaacttaactacgaccataactcaacctgtactactatcataagtcaacttaactactaccataactcaacttgtactactatcataagtcaacttaactactaccataactcaacttgtactactatcataagtcaacttaactactaccataactcaacctgtactactatcataagtcaacttaactactaccataactcaacctgtactactatcataagtcaacttaactactaccataactcaacctgtactactatcataagtcaacttaactactaccataactcaacctgtactactatcataagtcaacttaactactaccataactcaacctgtactactatcataagtcaacttaactactaccacaactcaacctgtactactatcataagtcaacttaactactaccataactcaacttgtactactatcataagtcaacttaactacaaccataactcaacctgtactactatcataagtcaacttaactactaccataactcaacctgtactactatcataagtcaacttaactactaccataactcaacctgtactactatcataagtcaacttaactactaccataactcaacttgtactactatcataagtcaacttaactacaaccataactcaacctgtactactatcataagtcaacttaactactaccataactcaacctgtactactatcataagtcaacttaactactaccataactcaacatgtactactatcataagtcaacttaactactaccataactcaacctgtactactatcataagtcaacttaactacgaccataactcaacctgtactactatcataagtcaacttaactactaccataactcaacctgtactactatcataagtcaacttaactactaccataactcaacctgtactactatcataagtcaacttaactactaccataactcaacctgtactactatcataagtcaacttaactactactataactcaacctgtactactatcataagtcaacttaactactaccacaactcaacctgtactactatcataagtcaacttaactactactataactcaacctgtactactatcataagtcaacttaactactaccataactcaacctgtactactatcataagtcaacttaactactaccataactcaacctgtactactatcataagtcaacttaactactaccataactcaacctgtactactatcataagtcaacttaactactaccataactcaacctgtactactatcataagtcaacttaactactaccataactcaacctgtactactatcataagtcaacttaactactaccataactcaacctgtactactatcataagtcaacttaactactaccataactcaacctgtactactatcataagtcaacttaactactaccataactcaacctgtactactatcataagtcaacttaactactaccacaactcaacctgtactactatcataagtcaacttaactactaccataactcaacctgtactactatcataagtcaacttaactactaccataactcaacctgtactactatcataagttaactttactatcataactcaacctgtactactatcataagtcaacttaacgactaccataactcaacttgtactactatcataagtcaacttaactacaaccataactcaacctgtactactatcataagtcaacttaactactaccataactcaacctgtactactatcataagtcaacttaactactaccataactcaacatgtactactatcataagtcaacttaactactaccataactcaacctgtactactatcataagtcaacttaactacgaccataactcaacctgtactactatcataagtcaacttaactactaccataactcaacctgtactactatcataagtcaacttaactactaccataactcaacctgtactactatcataagtcaacttaactactactataactcaacctgtactactatcataagtcaacttaactactaccacaactcaacctgtactactatcataagtcaacttaactactactataactcaacctgtactactatcataagtcaacttaactactaccataactcaacctgtactactatcataagtcaacttaactactaccacaactcaacatgtactactatcataagtcaacttaactacgaccataactcaacctgtactactatcataagtcaacttaactacgaccataactcaacctgtactactatcataagtcaacttaactactaccataactcaacctgtactactatcataagtcaacttaactactaccataactcaacctgtactactatcataagttaactttactatcataactcaacctgtactactatcataagtcaacttaacgactaccataactcaacctgtactactatcataagtcaacttaactacgaccataactcaacctgtactactatcataagtcaacttaactactaccacaactcaacttgtactactatcataagtcaacttaactactaccataactcaacctgtactactatcataagtcaacttaactactaccataactcaacctgtactactatcataagtcaacttaactactaccataactcaacctgtactactatcataagtcaacttaactacgaccataactcaacctgtactactatcataagtcaacttaactactaccataactcaacctgtactactatcataagtcaacttaacgactaccataattcaacctgtactactatcataagtcaacttaactactaccataactcaacctgtactactatcataagtcaacttaacgactaccataactcaacctgtactactatcataagtcaacttaacgactaccataattcaacctgtactactatcataagtcaacttagctactaccataactcaacctgtactactatcataagtcaacttaactactaccataactcaacctgtactactatcataagtcaacttaactactaccataactcaacctgtactactatcataagtcaacttaactactaccataactcaacctgtactactatcataagtcaacttaactactaccataactcaacttgtactactatcataagtcaacttaactacaaccataactcaacctgtactactatcataagtcaacttaactactaccataactcaacctgtactactatcataagtcaactcaactactaccataactcaacatgtactactatcataagtcaacttaactactaccataactcaacctgtactactatcataagtcaacttaactacgaccataactcaacctgtactactatcataagtcaacttaactactaccataactcaacctgtactactatcataagtcaacttaactactaccataactcaacctgtactactatcataagtcaacttaactactaccacaactcaacatgtactactatcataagtcaacttaactacgaccataactcaacctgtactactatcataagtcaacttaactacgaccataactcaacctgtactactatcataagtcaacttaactactaccataactcaacctgtactactatcataagtcaacttaactactaccataactcaacctgtactactatcataagttaactttactatcataactcaacctgtactactatcataagtcaacttaacgactaccataactcaacctgtactactatcataagtcaacttaactacgaccataactcaacctgtactactatcataagtcaacttaactactaccacaactcaaattgtactactatcataagtcaacttaactactaccataactcaacctgtactactatcataagtatcataagtcaacttaactactaccataactcaacctgtactactatcataagttaactttactatcataactcaacctgtactactatcataagtcaacttaacgactaccataactcaacctgtactactatcataagtcaacttaactactaccacaacatgtactactatcataagtcaacttaactactaccataactcaacctgtactactatcataagtcaacttaactactaccaccacctgtactactatcataagtcaacttaactactaccataactcaacctgtactactatcataagtcaacttaactactaccataactcaacctgtactactatcataagtcaacttaactactaccataccaacctgtactactatcataagtcaacttaactactaccataactcaacctgtactactatcataagtcaacttaactactaccataactcaacctgtactactatcataagtcaacttaactactaccataactcaacctgtactactatcataagtcaacttaactactaccaaccaacctgtactactatcataagtcaacttaactactaccataactcaacctgtactactatcataagtcaacttaactactaccataactcaacctgtactactatcataagtcaacttaactactaccataactcaacctgtactactatcataagtcaacttaactactaccataactcaacctgtactactatcataagtcaacttaactactaccataactcaacctgtactactatcataagtcaacttaactactaccataactcaacctgtactactatcataagtcaacttaactactaccataactcaacctgtactactatcataagtcaacttaactactaccataactcaacctgtactactatcataagtcaacttaactactaccataactcaacatgtactactatcataagtcaacataactactaccataactcaacatgtactactatcataagtcaacttaactactaccataactcaacctgtactactatcataagtcaacttaactactaccataactcaacctgtactactatcataagtcaacttaactactaccataactcaacctgtactactatcataagtcaacttaactactaccataactcaacatgtactactatcataagtcaacttaactactaccataactcaacctgtactactatcataagtcaacttaactacgaccataactcaacctgtactactatcataagtcaacttaactactaccataactcaacctgtactactatcataagtcaacttaactactaccacaactcaacctgtactactatcataagtcaacttaactactaccataactcaacctgtactactatcataagtcaacttaacgactaccataactcaacctgtactactatcataagtcaacttaacgactaccataattcaacctgtactactatcataagtcaacttagctactaccataactcaacctgtactactatcataagtcaacttaactactaccataactcaacctgtactactatcataagtcaacttaactactaccataactcaacctgtactactatcataagtcaacttaactactaccataactcaacctgtactactatcataagtcaacttaactactaccataactcaacctgtactactatcataagtcaacttaactactaccataactcaacctgtactactatcataagtcaacttaactactaccataactcaacctgtactactatcataagtcaacttaactactaccataactcaacctgtactactatcataagtcaacttaactactaccataactcaacctgtactactatcataagtcaacttaactactaccataactcaacctgtactactatcataagtcaacttaactactaccataactcaacctgtactactatcataagtcaacttaactactaccataactcaacctgtactactatcataagtcaacttaactactaccataactcaacctgtactactatcataagtcaacttaactactaccataactcaacctgtactactatcataagtcaacttaactactaccataactcaacctgtactactatcataagtcaacttaactactaccataactcaacatgtactactatcataagtcaacataactactaccataactcaacatgtactactatcataagtcaacttaactactaccataactcaacctgtactactatcataagtcaacttaactactaccataactcaacctgtactactatcataagtcaacttaactactaccataactcaacctgtactactatcataagtcaacttaactactaccataactcaacatgtactactatcataagtcaacttaactactaccataactcaacctgtactactatcataagtcaacttaactacgaccataactcaacctgtactactatcataagtcaacttaactactaccataactcaacctgtactactatcataagtcaacttaactactaccacaactcaacctgtactactatcataagtcaacttaactactaccataactcaacctgtactactatcataagtcaacttaacgactaccataactcaacctgtactactatcataagtcaacttaacgactaccataattcaacctgtactactatcataagtcaacttagctactaccataactcaacctgtactactatcataagtcaacttaactactaccataactcaacctgtactactatcataagtcaacttaactactaccataactcaacctgtactaccatcataagtcaacttaactactaccataactcaacctgtactactatcataagtcaacttaactactaccataactcaacctgtactactatcataagtcaacttaactactaccataactcaacctgtactactatcataagtcaacttaactactaccataactcaacctgtactactatcataagtcaacttaactactaccataactcaacctgtactactttcataagtcaacttaactactaccataactcaacctgtactactatcataagtcaacttaactactaccataactcaacctgtactactatcataagtcaacttaactactaccataactcaacctgtactactatcataagtcaacttaactactaccataactcaacctgtactactatcataagtcaacttaactactaccataactcaacctgtactactatcataagtcaacttaactactaccataactcaacctgtactactatcataagtcaact
Above is a genomic segment from Nerophis ophidion isolate RoL-2023_Sa unplaced genomic scaffold, RoL_Noph_v1.0 HiC_scaffold_127, whole genome shotgun sequence containing:
- the LOC133547489 gene encoding zinc finger protein 391-like, with translation MCERTIAKYEEELCCVKMCERTIAEYKEELSRTKEENERLRQLLEAVFKKPQVVLHRTDLNKEHLPHEQEEEPQPHHIKEEKEVPHSQHIKDGGEDPQPPHNKAKHETPQTHNVKLTLHNKRQAEDPLILHIKKEEEDPLTPHFKEQENRLTPHIKKDEEDPLTPCFKEEEEDQEPPHIKEEEEEEGISQPKWLEEFPVTGVPVKSEDDEVKGESEERGGGEPPSSSSTQHMTTEADGDHCGGSQADKLLAPLSDSEDTTSHSPDTDDEDSKDDKTCHTDNTHFASSLCHKTLKYRSSLKTHMRTHTGEKPFSCSICGKDFTQRPDFKVHMRTHTGEKHFSCSTCGKGFTHSSKLKRHMRIHTGEKPFSCSICSKGFTRSQSLKEHMRTHTGEKPFSCSICGKGFTHTNKWKRHMRIHTGEKPFSCSTCGKGFTRSQGLKEHMRIHTGEKPFSCSTCGKGFTESQSLKVHMRTHTGEKSHSCSICNRSFSERSTLVAHMRRHPGEKVLSCSVCGERLSSKYQCKKHKCAGENSSSK